One Nasonia vitripennis strain AsymCx chromosome 1 unlocalized genomic scaffold, Nvit_psr_1.1 chr1_random0005, whole genome shotgun sequence genomic window carries:
- the LOC116738623 gene encoding uncharacterized protein LOC116738623 translates to MECSRDGQRDQPRILGVQDGKFLITKQHHLQAPPSAQAADLSQQYHVPAGFFCREEKNGHVIQQPRIHGPLDNQTTKPLQHKTYVPANQEHEMMVDHNGRWQEPSLRSISTVHAELWQGQAAGKQQGIQEPPCTLITKPWYQQADLQTGSWQGQAAGQIQGIQGHPCTLTTEPWYQQANVQTGSWQGQATGQQQGTQGASYTLTTKPWHQRANMQAGPFCQALITAEPAEKKTHQNCKIQ, encoded by the exons ATGGAATGCAGCCGTGATGGACAGCGAGATCAACCGCGTATTCTCGGCGTGCAAGATGGAAAATTTCTAATTACGAAACAACATCACCTGCAAGCACCACCTAGCGCTCAGGCAGCTGATCTTTCGCAGCAATATCACGTACCAGCAGGGTTCTTTtgcagagaagagaaaaacgGCCATGTTATCCAGCAACCACGTATTCACGGACCCTTAGATAATCAGACAACCAAGCCTTTGCAGCATAAAACCTATGTACCAGCAAACCAAGAACACGAAATGATGGTAGATCATAATGGTAGATGGCAAGAGCCGTCACTTAGGTCGATCTCTACAGTGCATGCTGAATTATGGCAAGGACAAGCAGCTGGCAAGCAACAAGGTATACAGGAACCCCCTTGTACTCTGATAACCAAGCCGTGGTACCAACAAGCCGATTTACAAACAGGATCATGGCAAGGGCAGGCAGCCGGCCAGATACAAGGTATACAGGGACATCCCTGTACTCTGACAACCGAGCCCTGGTACCAACAAGCCAATGTGCAAACTGGATCATGGCAAGGGCAAGCAACTGGCCAGCAACAAGGTACACAGGGAGCCTCCTATACTCTGACAACCAAGCCCTGGCACCAGCGAGCCAATATGCAAGCAGGCCCTTTTTGCCAAGCATTGATTACAGCAGAACCTGCGGAGAAAAAGA CGCATcaaaattgcaaaattcaaTAA